TCAGCGAAGCGGAATGGAAGTCGGTCTGGAAAGTGGTGAAAAAGACGGCTCCCCCAAAGCAAGCTCCTGAGCTGTCACAATTCATCCCGGTCCTTGCGACCCTTGGCGGCTACAATCACCGCGAAGGCGACGGTCCGCCGGGAGCCGAAGTGATCTGGCGAGGCACGCGGCGAATGCTCGACTTCGCCCTCTGCTGGCAAGCCTTCGGACCAGACCAATGACTTGTGGGTAATCGACAGCTCGTGACCTCGTCCACTACCCAAAATTCAAATGTGGATGAAGCACTGGACTCTCGCTTTTCGGCGGCCGGATGTTCAGGTGGCCCACAAAATCGTTGCAATCTGCAAAGCTTGGCCAGTTTGCACTTTATGGCAATCCGAAGCGACAACGGGTGCTTTTCTGCGGAACAATCACCTATTATGTAGAGACGATTCGTCACACTGCCGACAGCTTCGCACGCGGAGCGGTTGGCAGCAGGAACCCCACCCGCCTAAACCGAGGATAGTTCTATGGGACGTCGATTCGTTCCCCTCCTTTTGATCTGCGCCACGCTCAGCCAATCCACCAACCTGTTGGCCTGCCCCTTCTGCACCGCAGTCTCCCAAACCCTTCGCCAAGAGATGGCATCGATGGATGCTGTCGTCGTCGCCGAAGCGACCGAAGCGATCGAGCCGTCGGACACCGGCGAAGTCGAACTGACCGTCAAGGTTGTCCTCAAAGGGGAGAAGTTGGTCAAAGTCGACCAACGCGTCAAATCGATTTATTTTGGCAAAGCGGAAAAAGGGCGACGGTTCATGCTCACTGGCGTCGATCCGCCCGAACTGATGTGGTCTTCGCCGCTGCCGCTGACCGAGCGCTCCGAAGACTATCTGCTGAAATTGACCAAGCTGCCCGACGACGATGTCGAACGCTTGGTCTTCTTCCAAGAGTTCTTGGAGGATGAAGAGGATTTGCTGGCGCGCGACACCTACGACGAATTTGCTGTCGCCCCGTATTCGGCTGTCAAAGCGTTGGCTCCCAAGATGCATCACGACCAATTGATCGAGTGGATCAAAGATCCCGAAATCGCATCGGATCGCCGCCGGCTGTATCTGACGATGCTGGGCGTTTGTGGCGACAAAAAAGACGTCCCGATGCTCGAAGCGATGCTGACCAGCACGCAGAAGAGCACTCGCGGCGGCCTCGATGCGTTGATCGCTTGCTATCTAACGCTCAACGGTGCCGAGGGCTTGCCAGTCGTCAACGAACTGTTTCTGGACAACAAAAAAGCAGAATACGCCGACACGTACGCGGCGATCATGGCGTTGCGATTCCATGGCACCGAGACCGATGTGATCCCGAAAGAGCAATTGGTCAGCTCGCTCCACCATGTTCTGAAGCGTCCGCAATTGGCCGATCTGGTGATTCCCGATCTGGCTCGCTGGGGCGACTGGTCGCAGATCGATGCCTTGGTGGAGCTGTTCAAAACGGCTGAAGCTGGCAACAACTGGGTCCGCGTTCCCGTGATCAATTATTTGCGAGCCTGCCCGCTGCCCGAAGCGGCCGCGGCGCTTGTCGAGCTGGAAAAAGTCGACCCGGCGGCGGTTCGACGGGCCAACACGTTCTTCCCCGTCCCGGCAACCGACGCTCCTAAGAAAGACGCGGAAACATCGCAAATCTCCGACTCTGCAGCATCGGGCCTGGTCCAAGTGCTCGATTCGGGGAAACCGTTGGCAGCGGCAACGGCTGCGCTTCCGCAAGTCGGTCGGCCAGCAACCGCGATCCCCGCAGTGAACCCGCTGCGACTGTTGTTCGTATCAAGCATTACCGCCACGAGTCTGACGATTTTGATCTGGCTCGTCATTAGCGGGGGAACTCTGCCGGCGCAGACCTGAGTTCCCGACATTCGTCGCTGCCTCATTCCGCCCGACCCAACAAAGCCATGGCCACGGACATTGCCCCGATGTCTGCAACCGCAGACACCGTCGATTATCCCTATCGAGCCCTCAGCAAGCTGGCGATCGCCTCGGTCAGCTTGTTTATCGTTGGCCTTCTGGGCCTGGTTCCGCTGTTCGAACCAATCCTTTCGCTAGCGATGATCGGCGCGGCCTGCGGGATCTTCGCCGTCCGTTCGATCAAGCAGTTTCCGGAAGAATACGGCGGGCTGATGCTCGCCCAAACCGGGATCTTTTTGAACGTAGCGCTGATGGTCGGCGGCATCGCCGAGCACACCTACATCTATCTGACGGAAGTCCCCGAGGGCTATCAACGGGTCGGGTTCTACGAACTCGAACGAACCAAAGGCCCCGACGCGCCGACTGAAAAAGCGATTGAGATCGACGGCGAAGATATTTTTCTCAAAGGCTACATCCACCCCGCGTCGGGCGAAGGGGCTTTGAAACAGTTCATTTTGGTACCCGATCTGGGAACCTGCTGTTTCGGAGGCCAACCGCGATCCAGTAGTATGATAGAAGTCACGCTGACCGGCACGAAGACAGTTCGCTACGGGCGAACGAAGATGAAGCTGGCCGGGCAATTCGAGCTGAACAAATCGCTTCGCACGAAAAAGGACATCGACAACATTCTGTTCTATCGACTGCGAGCCGATTATGTGAAGCAATAAAAAACCTTCACCCAACGAAACGAGCGTCTAGATGTTGTCCCACTCTCCCGCCTCCAGCATGCTGCGGATCGCGACCTGTTGGATCTTTGCATCGACAGTCGTCCTGCCTCTAACCGCCGCACCGATCGAAAAAGAAGAAAAAGCGGCCGCGACGACTACCGAACGCCCCGCTCGCGGCGTCCGCCCGACACCTACCGATGCCAAACCGGCCGCTCCGCCGCGGCGAATGCCTCCCAAACGCAAGGGAGAGATCTCGTTCGACACGATCCTGTTCGAGATGGACAAGGAAGCCGACTACGACCCCAGCATGGTCACCCCCGAGATCAAAGCCCTGCAAGGGAAAGAGGTCACGATTCGCGGCTTTATCCTCCCCGCATCGGTCTTCCAGCAGGTCGGGATCAAACAGTTTGTCCTCGTCCGCGACAACCAGGAATGCTGCTTCGGCCCCGGCGCGGCTCTCTACGACTGCATCATGGTCAAGATGACCGGCGACAACAGCGCCAACTTTTCGACGCGGCCAGTCGCTGTCAAAGGGAAGTTTCATCTGACCGAAAAGTACAAGTATCCTGACGGCAAATACCTCGCGATCTACGAGATGGAAGCGACCAAAGTCGAGTAGGCGCCAGTTCGGCAAAATTCGGTTTCCAACCTAAGGGTGTAGGGACGCTCGCTAGCGTCCCGTTCGCAACGGAACCGTGAACTAGAGCTTGCCGGCTGAATTGCCCAAACGAAACGCGGAATAGCCTCGGTCTCCCGTTAGCGTAAACGTTCATCAGGCATCTCCGCCGCCGCATACCCGCTCCTTCGGCCTCCAACGTTTTGAAGGTTCCCCGCCTGAATCGACGCGATCGTTGCGTCGTTCAGTGGAGCCGGGCGGGACTGGCATCTCGAAGGCGGTTGCCGAGCTGCAGTTTTCTTTAAGGCAACGGCTTGGGAGACGCGAGCATCTCGGCAAGTTTTTCGATCGCAAACTGTTTGCTGTCGACGTGATACAGATGACACTTTGTGCATTGGTCGCCGGCAGCTTGCGCGGTGTGGCATTTGGCACATGCGTCGAGTGTCAGTGGATCGAAGTCGTGGCCGGGATGTGGCTCGCCGGTCGAGACGTTTTGGACAGCATTCTCGTCGGGCTTCCCTGCGACCTGGTGGCAGTATTTGCAGTCC
Above is a genomic segment from Rosistilla ulvae containing:
- a CDS encoding DUF3299 domain-containing protein, whose translation is MLSHSPASSMLRIATCWIFASTVVLPLTAAPIEKEEKAAATTTERPARGVRPTPTDAKPAAPPRRMPPKRKGEISFDTILFEMDKEADYDPSMVTPEIKALQGKEVTIRGFILPASVFQQVGIKQFVLVRDNQECCFGPGAALYDCIMVKMTGDNSANFSTRPVAVKGKFHLTEKYKYPDGKYLAIYEMEATKVE
- a CDS encoding HEAT repeat domain-containing protein; translated protein: MGRRFVPLLLICATLSQSTNLLACPFCTAVSQTLRQEMASMDAVVVAEATEAIEPSDTGEVELTVKVVLKGEKLVKVDQRVKSIYFGKAEKGRRFMLTGVDPPELMWSSPLPLTERSEDYLLKLTKLPDDDVERLVFFQEFLEDEEDLLARDTYDEFAVAPYSAVKALAPKMHHDQLIEWIKDPEIASDRRRLYLTMLGVCGDKKDVPMLEAMLTSTQKSTRGGLDALIACYLTLNGAEGLPVVNELFLDNKKAEYADTYAAIMALRFHGTETDVIPKEQLVSSLHHVLKRPQLADLVIPDLARWGDWSQIDALVELFKTAEAGNNWVRVPVINYLRACPLPEAAAALVELEKVDPAAVRRANTFFPVPATDAPKKDAETSQISDSAASGLVQVLDSGKPLAAATAALPQVGRPATAIPAVNPLRLLFVSSITATSLTILIWLVISGGTLPAQT
- a CDS encoding DUF3299 domain-containing protein, yielding MSATADTVDYPYRALSKLAIASVSLFIVGLLGLVPLFEPILSLAMIGAACGIFAVRSIKQFPEEYGGLMLAQTGIFLNVALMVGGIAEHTYIYLTEVPEGYQRVGFYELERTKGPDAPTEKAIEIDGEDIFLKGYIHPASGEGALKQFILVPDLGTCCFGGQPRSSSMIEVTLTGTKTVRYGRTKMKLAGQFELNKSLRTKKDIDNILFYRLRADYVKQ